In the Lagenorhynchus albirostris chromosome 16, mLagAlb1.1, whole genome shotgun sequence genome, TAATAGAAGGAACCTCTGTGTAGAACACAGTTCTCCTTGCATGGGGTGTTTATTGATGTTCAAGCCACGCAGGTGTTTATTTTGGGACACACCCCGGTGAGATGCACGCGACTTAGTATATGCACTTGGTTTTATAccatttgttgaattttatttcccATTTGGTGATGTTGGTATCTTTCTAGTTTGCTGTCTGGTTTAAGTCACTACCAGCTATATCGAAGTCAGTGATCGGTCCCTGTTTGGGCTTTTCATGTTTCCATGGGAGCAGTCTACTGATCACAGATCCCTTACAGACCCACCTTAGTGTGTTGCTTTTGGTTATGTATTTATTCAAGGCCAAATGGTTGAAGTGGGATGAAAATGGAGATGTAAACCCAAAATTCAAGAAAGCCTTTGAGAACCAATTGATAATGGTAGGTTACTATTAATCTACTGTTAGATTAGTTTACGATTGGCTAGCAACTTGTTTTGCTTAATACTGTAGGCTGCAAACAATGCTGGGTCGTAGGAGGGGGGGGTTATTGAGAGTTAACTCCTTTTGTAGATGGACCACCTACACGAAGTTGGAGAAGCCAGACACCAAGGGCAACATCTGCACCAGGCACCTTGCCTCTGGGGCCAGGGCTTAAGATCATAGAGGTTGCTTCCTTGCCTTTGTTTGCAACATGCAAACCCAGTGTAACTCAACCACCACAATCCCGTGCAAGGGTGGTTTGCTGCCCTGACAGTGCATTTCTTGGCTTATCTTCAAGCTGGCTGCCAGCTCACTTAACCCAGGGGTAGGAGCCCACGGGGTGAAGCGTGCTAATCACGTGAGGCAACAGGGCACTGCCTCAGATGCCACCTCCAAAACATGGGCTGGTGGAATCCGGACAGCTTCATGGGGGAATGGGAAAGAGAAGGTCTGGCTGTCTAGACAAAACCAGTGAGCCATGACACTGTTTCAAGAAACACGGAAGCAGAGCAGTGCTGGCTGTTTCGTATCAgcctagcacactgcctggctGTCCTAGCACAATCTCAAGTACAAAAGAAGGGAAACTAAGTTCAGCGATCTGTTACCAATGGCAGACAGTCCTGGCTGTTTTCATTCTCCCTCCTGCCCATCTGTGCACACAGGGCAACTCGTGGAGAAAGGCATCTTGCTGCTAATGGTATACACATAGGATCTGTCTAAGGATGGGCATTGCTTCTGTGCGTtccaagtaagaaagaaaaatactgtctgttgtataaaatataaaacctcaTACAGTCCTGAATATCAATGTTATTCCAATTATTTAGCACGAGTGAGTCAGCGTTTACTTTTCAAAATGCCATCCGAATTTCTTTTCCATAATACGTTTCCTAAGAGGCAGGTAGCTTCTTATTTAGATTAGATATTCTGGACTGGCATACCTATTATACTTCATCAGTATCATAAACCTTTAGCCCTGGGAGATAAAAAGGAAAGCTCCGTCAGTTCATTCAAAAAATAGGCATTAAATTCCAGGCCAGGCACAGGAATGCTAACCAGCAAGTCAGTCCTGCAGGTGAGGATGAATGAGGTCTAGCATCGTAAAATAACCTGGGACTGCTTTGACCTTGCTCTGTCCTCAGACTACAGCCTGTTCTCAGAAACGCAGGCTTTAGTCTCATTAAGGATTTGGGCTTTGGGGGCTGCTGCTGGCCCCTGAGGGTGATAAGCCTGCAGAGAGCATCATAAAAAAGGCGTGAACATACATACCCTTCCCGATGGGCCTCTCCTTTCTCCAACTCCTGAATGACCCCCAAGAGCACTTTGATGGTTTCTTGGCTTGAACTGATTAAGTTCTCCATCATCTGAAGCTGTGCTTTCAGATCGACCACTTCCGCACGAGGCACGATTTGTTGGCATTCTTCACCCACGGCGAGCGCTGTCGGACAAGGCTGGTGCTCGTGCGCCGGGGGGGCCTGAGTCTGCAGGGACGCTTCACTACATTCGGGGGACAGGCACTGCGTCGGGGGCGAGCAGGCCAGGGCAGCGCCGGGCGGGGCCTGGAGCCCATTGGCCTGTGAGGCCTTCCTCTGCTCCTGGTCGGCCACGGGGCAGAGGGACCACTCGCTCGAGGGGGCGGAGTTCGACAAGGCCAGCTCGGGGGCCCTAGCGCCGGGGGCAGGTGCGTAAACGGTGGCCACCTCCGTCTTAAACACTGTCCCGTGGGCTGATGCGGCGGGTTCCTCGGCGTCTGGGGTCGCCCGGTCGTGCTTTGCTTTCCCGTGCAGCTGGTAATCGGGCTCTTGGGAGGGAGGACGAGTGGAGTTCTGGAGAGGAGCATCTGGGCAGCGGTGCAGGTCGGGGGTTCTGCATGGCTCTGCGCCGTTGACCCCGGCGGGCTGGCCCAGCGCGTTCACGTGCTCATCGGAGTGGAAAAGCAATGCCGCCGCCTTCTGAACCCTGTCCGCGCCCCACTGCCGGGACTCCTCCCCGGGTCCTTCCTCAGTCTTCTCTTTCGCATCAGTTACAAACCCATTGTTTTGACTTTTAAAGGCATCCGCGGCTGGGATGCCTTTGAGATTCCCCTTCTTGCGGTCCAGGGGGAAAGTTTGGTAACACTTCTTAAGGTCCGGTGAGGTCTGCACACCTGTGCTCTTGGTGACGTTGGGGATGGACCTTCGAGCGGGCACGGTCATGTATTTGCGGTAGGTGGCCCTGTAGGACGCCGGCTTGTCGCCCAGCTGTCCCGAGGAGAGCTGCGTGTCCCTCTGCTCGTTCTGCGCCTCGCAGATATCCTTAAACCGCACCTGCAGGGCTTTATTACGCTTCTTAATCTGCCGGTTGGGATCCAGGGCGTATCTCATCTCCAGGGCCAGGCACGCGGCAGGCTCCACTTCACTCGCCGAGGTCGTGAGTGCGCATTTGCTGGGTTCCTTACTGACCATGGTTCCTGCAGTCGGAGACAGCAACAGACGTGTCAGTGGAACAGAAACACACACGCAAATGCAGGCAGCACAAACTTTTGGCCGGAATGACTACTGCCTGCtccctaattatttttaaacaggtgAGGTCGGCTTTTATGTTAAGG is a window encoding:
- the INSYN2A gene encoding inhibitory synaptic factor 2A, producing the protein MVSKEPSKCALTTSASEVEPAACLALEMRYALDPNRQIKKRNKALQVRFKDICEAQNEQRDTQLSSGQLGDKPASYRATYRKYMTVPARRSIPNVTKSTGVQTSPDLKKCYQTFPLDRKKGNLKGIPAADAFKSQNNGFVTDAKEKTEEGPGEESRQWGADRVQKAAALLFHSDEHVNALGQPAGVNGAEPCRTPDLHRCPDAPLQNSTRPPSQEPDYQLHGKAKHDRATPDAEEPAASAHGTVFKTEVATVYAPAPGARAPELALSNSAPSSEWSLCPVADQEQRKASQANGLQAPPGAALACSPPTQCLSPECSEASLQTQAPPAHEHQPCPTALAVGEECQQIVPRAEVVDLKAQLQMMENLISSSQETIKVLLGVIQELEKGEAHREGLSYRTGQDTANCDTCRNSACIIYSVELDFKQQEDKLQPVLRKLHPFEETQVAHSPYSQETYSTPKQKPKTESKKHGRWKLWFL